A region of the Myripristis murdjan chromosome 10, fMyrMur1.1, whole genome shotgun sequence genome:
TGAAATGATCTCATCTGACTGATTTTTGTCATAAGATGTTAAAACTCACTACttgttaaaatgactgtcttgtatttttttcagtttaggGCACAAAGGAGACTTTCTTACACCGCGCAGTacaaactttgtgtttttctccgtGACAGGGGGAGGATGGGGAGTTCAGTGGATCACACAGAGTGAGGGCAGGACTCTGCAGGTCTCACACAGGTATAATGAAATACATCGCATCAATACATGAAAGTCACTGAAATAAAAGAGCCTCAtctgaatgctgtttttctgtccCATCTCCAACCTCTCCAACTGTATTGTCAACCCCAGGCTGAAGTCCCATGGAGTTTTCAGAATGCAAATATgatcctttgtgtttttgtgttggaaATACTGCTGCGAGATTGGACGGTCACAGGAAAACGGACAACAGGGAgttcaaacaaaacactgtttttattagTGTTAGCTTTCGGGAAAACAGTCTGTTCAAGCATACCCAATTTTAGCTTTGTCTCTCCTGCTTTTTCTCCAGTCTTCCTCCCCTACCATAGAAACAAGGGGTGGAAATATCAGGAGGTGACACTCATTTCATTAGGATGCCcttcgtctctctctttctcctgatTTCACCCTTGATTGCCACAACAACAACGTTCAGATTTACTCACTTTTGCCTCTTCTCCTTTGGCAGTGTGCTCAATGAGCCCCAGGCCAGTCCTCCAGGACTCACCCAGCCCAGCAGCCCCAGTTCAGATTGGGCCAGTGGACTCGGACAACCCAGCACCCCCAGCTCAGATTGGGCCAGTGGACTCAGACAACCCAGCACCCCCTGCTCAGATTGGGCCAGTGGACTCAGACAACCCAGCACCCCCTGCTCAGATTGGGCCAGTGGACTCTGACAACCCAGCACCCCCTGCTCAGATTGGGCCAGTGGACTCAGACAACCCAGCTGCCAAAGAGGACCAGGTCTTCCCACAACACCAAGCACCTGTGGCAAGAGCCCCCAAGAAACAACTTAGCTTTGCTTTGGAGAACGAGAAGCAGGAATAGAGTccaagactgagagagagagagagagagaggggagagagagagagagagagagagagagagagagagagagagagattgaaagcAATGCCTTCAGTCATATAAAAATGGCACCATAAAGTGATAAGTACCTCATATTCTTTTTATCTTTTCGCCATGGAGTTGTGGGGTGCAAGACTGGgttgttaaaagggttttttggAATTTTATGGACATCTTccaattaaaaatgttaaaatgggTTGAATTATCCAGgctctgttttttattcattttgagtGTTTGCCAGCTAGAATAAAACCTTTCCTCAGCTCCATGTCTCAACTCCTGAACAGCTCTCCAGATACAATGTGGAGGTTTTTGAGGGTCATTTACATCTGTAGTCTAATTCATTTCCAAAGTGGCACTCCAAGAGTAGCACCCAGCTTAGAAATACcatgcagtcataaatgcacatacacacttgctacccacattttacacacacacacacacacacacacacacacacacacacacacacacacacacacgcacaatccTTTTTTTACTTCCTTTATGAATGCAGAGCACACCCAAGGTAATTTGACTAGCACAGGCTTACTCCTTCCTAAAATAGCTCTTGTCCCCCTCCCTGACCTCCTCAGTTGGCCTCTCTTCCCCTGCTCCCAGCATGCCTGGGAGTGGCCAGGAGAGTGTCCCTGTTTTCATCAGGACTGGGGTTTGGCAGAGGGTTGCAGAGTGGGCACTGGAGTGATCGAGGAGCTGAGAAGTAGCCGGACAGACAAGAGCAAAGCAAAGGCGAGGACAAAGTGAAGAGGGTCTTTGACTTTTTTGAGTTATGAGGGTGGGAGCAGCAGCCTTGGCTGGGGGGATATTTGGGGGTCTGGGGACTTTGTGTTTCCTCCTGGCCTTTGGGACAGACTACTGGCTGCTGGCCAGTGACAACTGTGTGCCAGCACTGACAGAGGAAAGTGATACCAATGGAACTGTGGTAGGACAgagatgcatgcatgcatgcatgcacacacacaaacactaacacaaacaaacaaaaacaaacataaaaacctcTGTGTTTAAAGCcagtaatttgattttttggttCTAAGACAATGTATCTgtgataataatagtagtagttgtagctaCAAGTGGTATTGATCTCACAAGATAAAATTATTTTAGCACTGAAACATCACAAGTGACGTAGAGATCACTCTGCCACACACTCCATTAACAGTACTGCCCATGCTACAGCtttgaagaagaagagaagtcATTTGTTCTGCTCCATTTTGTTCAATGTTCTGCTCAGATCAGGTTTTGCTTGATTTTACATTGAGTACAccagtaagtaagtaagaaaaaactttatttaagtGTCCTGCACCAGTGGTGTCCAGCCCATATGGGCTTACAAGACCCTGAATAATAACCAGTATAGCAACATGACAAATCATAACAAATAGTTCCACAGATTCAACAAGACAACTTTTTAAAGCATTCAATTGACatggaaaaaattaaatgaccTGTTATGATGGATACAATGTTCTCTGTCTTAGCTGCCAAGCATCTCCAATAAATCttgccaaaacaaaaatctcgATATTAAAGGCAAGCCAACTCAACATATTAGTTTCAGACACCCAGAACAAATCAGGATTTTTCAACTGGATCTGGATCAAACAATTCCTCAAGTCACTGTACAAAGGGCAGTGAAATACAAAATGGAATTCATCCTCAACAACACCAATAtccccaaaaacacaaaaatattgcttttcaGGAATGCCTTCAAATCTGCCTACCTCAATGGCCAACCATACAGAACGAGTTCTTAACTGAGCACACAGGAACCTCTGCTTTCTTTGTTAATATAATTTTATATATGGTTCTGGGGAGCAATCATCTTTGATTTGAATGTACTTTCTAAACTTGGGTTTCTTACAAATGTCCTCCTTccatttttcccctcagatCTTTAATGACTAAGTGTATAAGTGGCCTGTTATTATGTATAAAGCATGTTCTGTGCTGTATTGCCTGCCTTTGCATTGAGGAGAATACACATGGACTGAAACATTTGCACTTTTGCACTTATGACCTTGTGGATAATAGGCCATTAACTAGCAGGTATATTTATCTACATGAGTCCTCAGTCTGTGTGTTAATTCCCTGTGTTTGGGTCCCATTTTGCTGATCTTTGCTGACCTTTGCACTGGGGTTAAAAGGACTCTAAGGACATTCAAAAGGCGCGGCTCTACTTCTGCTGATACATGCTACAGCTATGCCTCTGAAGGACCTACCCAGTTTATTCTTCCATCAACAGATGCGAGGCCAGTGATGATGTTTATCAATTCTAATACCCCAGCAGAGCGAGCTCCTCCCTAACCCAagagcaacagcaacatcacaGTGCAACAAAACCTCTCATTTTCAATAAAGAAGATGACTAGGGTGGATGTATGTTATTCAGCAACATCAATCATATTTTGACAAGTGAGTGGAGAATATCACTCATGCGTGTTTCATGAGTCCACCTCAGGAACCTCATACATCAGCAAGCCATAATCAGAACCACGTTTGAAGCTGGCAGGGCTTGGCAGCACTAACGCTCAGAACAACAGGCCATGTGACACAGGCACGCGTTGATAAATCTGACCGCACCGACGGTTCATGCATCTTCAAAGAATCTGtctctgttttactttttgtgctAGGTAACAACAGTGGTGACTAGCGCTCCGCCTTCTCTCACTCTGCACCATGAGGGCTTCTTCTGGCGCTGCGTTTTCCAGGCAGAGCCCACAGCACATGTAATCGTGGCCACTCTCTTCAGTATGTACTCTAGAAAGCTTTCAACTACCAAGGCAACAAAAGGTTTTTGTTGGGGCTCGTCCAGTGTGGCTGCATGTCTTATGCTCTGCAGCGTGTTGCTCTTGACATGGCTGACAGGCAGGAGAAAACTACATAGAGTCGTCAATTTATGCCGTTATATATTTGGATAGTTAAACATGCAAACCAAAAGTGGGTTTCCCTGTTTTGTTCTCATAGCATTTCTGAGGTCTTACTCAAGGCAAAATGTGACAATACAAGGGGAGAGCAAACCATCTGTGGACATTTATTTCAATGTGTGGGGTACTTTCGCCGTTTCCATGATTCCACTATTATGcttcttatttttccttttgaaaTATTACATGTGGTTACGCTTTTATACACACACGATGCTTCTGGAGTCCACATAGATTCAGTTTGGGCCTGACCTGATTGTGTCGCTTTTGTTTTCAGCTAACCAACCAGAATCCAAGGTGTGTATCCACGGTTACCTCTTCCCTCTGCCTGTCGTAATAGGACAGGTGCCTCACCCAATTTATGACACTACAGCAGgtaatgcacacatacaaacacacacaagcacatgcatgcactttttaaaaaaaataaaatttggatACATGTTTTTTATAATGAGTGCAGGAGTAAAATAAGCATAaattcattaatattttaaGTTACCAAGACAGAATTGgtaggaaaagaaataaaaccactaaagagagaaatgaggttGCTATTTCTTTTCCCTAACATGTCCAAATACAGACACTCGCAGGACCCCACATTTCTCACACTATAACAACGGACTAGACCAGGTGTAGACAGAGTGGCTCTGGGGaccaccaggggtccttgaTGGACTTCCAAAGGATCCTCattaaaatgaggaatagtttaatttgaGTAGCCTATAATGTATTtcactaaaaaacacacacaatataaaaaaaacatgactgattattttattattaggcTTTAATCTCACCTCTTCGAAAGTATTGGTCAGTGTTCAAGAATGGCATCTAAATAATTTAAAGAAGTGGTTTGcaagcatgaaaaagtttgaaaaccccctGGGCCAGAGATTTCTGTTGTGATGGTGTGGTTGTGCCTCCTACAGTGTTTCGTGGTTTCTGGACCCTGCTGATAATCCTTGGTGTGGTCGCAGCCCTGGCCGGAGgcttcctcctgctctgtggCGTCCCCTTCTCCAGCCACAAACTGTACAGGGTTGGTGGAGCCTTCCTCATCGCATCTGGTATGAgctatgaatgtgtgtgtttgtgcatgtgtttgtttggtttgtagtTCATAACCATAGCATCTGTCTGTGGTGTGTGAAATATGGCGCTAGGGGAATACAGTAATCTacaaatatacatgcacacacacactctctctttctctctctctctctctctctctcactcttacacacacacatacacacacttgctgtCAGCTGTTCATACCTGTCACATGACAAACACATACCCAACACACATAGTAGTAGATGTCATTCTGCAGTCCTGTAGCTATAACAACAGGAGGTGTAAACACTGCTACCGTGGTAACAGGACAAGACAGGAGTGGGTTCTGCATTCCTCTAGAGTTACTCAGAGAAATGATAtagtctctctgcctctctccccctctgtctgccTCGCCCCACAGCCTGTTTGATCCTGCTTGTGGTGCTGCTCTATGTCCTGTGGATGGAGCTGGTAGACGTGAAGCGCTACATCCTGCAGGAGAGGGGGGAAACGTGTCCCGACGCCCAGGTTTCAGTGCTTTATGGCTGGTCCTTCATGGTGGCAGCGGCCGGTGTGCCTCTGCAGCTCCTGTCTGGGATGCTCTTCATGCTGGGTGGTTACGTGCTGCATGCCAGGAAGTGAGCCGGCCATCTGGCCTATAGGAGAAGACAAGACTGACCTTTTTATGTCCCACACTGGGACTCAGCAGTGCAATCCCGGGATGTGAATACTGGCCAGAGAGATGACCAGTGTTACAGCACCACCCTTTGGACTTCAAGGGACACTGATTTCGACTTCAAGACTAATATCCACTTAAGggaattatattaaaaaaaaaaaaaaaagtgttatgaTTGATGAGATTGATGTGGTATGACATAAACAAGCAATATATGACATCCCAAcagtgtttgttgtaaactCTATGTAACGCTGTCAAACTGTAATGATTTCTGCAATTCAAGCGCATCCTGGGTGCTGTTTTGATCCATGGGTGCTGTGAATGATGTTTCAATAGAGCTAGCAAGTGACAGTGATGGTGAGAGAGGCACGGGTGAACCAGCTGTGTCCCCTACCCTGATTTTGGCACAAGATCAAAGCTGGCGAGCTGGACGGGAGTGAGGTGGGAGGgaggaatggatggatggactggAGGTAGAAATGGTAGGATTTTTggtggggatgggggtggggggtctgaATATGGGAGAGTAAGCGACAGAGCTGGTGTGTGTAGGGAGGCATGAAGGGGCTTTGAGAAATGAACATCTGTTTCTGGGGTTGGTCAGCCACCTGCCTCCTTCACCCCAACCATCTTTCATTCTCTCATTCAGTCTTCTGATCACTATTTCATTCTCTGTCGTGCactattatgttttttttttgtttttttttcagcatcctAAACATCTTTACAGTAACACAACTGTCATACTCAGGCCAAACAAAGACAAGTCATCCAGCAAAACACTGCTGTAGTGTATTatgtcaaacacacatttctatttttcttttatcttgtATATACCATGTATTTCACGATAATTTTAAGATTTCATTGGCATGTATGTGTTGTTATGAGTTTCATGACCATCCCAGGGCCTGTAAACCTGCAGCCATTctgaaattataataataatccacTGTTCTTGGcctgaaaatgcttttttttttttttttttttttttcctgaacagCAAAACATTGAAGGGTTTTACAGCCAACAATGGCAAATGCACACACCCAAAATGACCCACTCCCTTATGGCCTTGCTCTTTTGGCTCAGTGTTATCCAAAGGGAAACACAGACTTATGATTGTATCATCACTGCTACAATATTAGATCAACTTTCATTGGTCTGAATGGGCAGCGTGTGGAAACAAGCGGGTGGACTCTCAATCACACATATCAGCTTTCATCTTCTCCACAGAGAAAAGGGGGGAGAGTCTTCCTGCTTCAAAGAACACactgatcaaacacacacaaaatgcacacattcatacatgcacacacacgcacacacatacacactgtaacAGCCCTTCATCAGAACAAACTTATGTTAATTACTCAAGCCTGAAAGTTATTATGGATTATAATGTTATGTATAACCGCAAACACAGTAGTGTACATGAACATGTTGTGTGATACCATAgccataaaatacaacaaataagaAGACTTTGGCTATGATGACAGATAAGAGCCCCTCAATACCCTTTAATTATGGTAAAGTATGGTTTAAGTCCCACAGCCTGCCAGCAGAGGGCTCTCCAGCTCTCCTCTTCAGGAGAAATGCTTCTTGACAGGCATGGATGGACAGAAGGGAAAAATATGAGGAGAAAGGcagtggaaaggaaaggaaaggaaaggaaaggaaaggaaaggaaaggaaaggaagcaaacagaaaggaaaggaaaggaaaggaaaggaaaggaaaggaaaggaaaggaaaggaaaggaaaggaaaggaaaggaagcaaTTACTGAGAGAAGTAGGCCTATTGAGCTGCAACCCTGGCTTGTTCAGTGACTGTAGCTCTTCCTAATCATAGTTAATTAACCCTTATGTCTCCTCCCCTGTCATCCACAACAATGGAAACACACTATCACTTCATTTAAGGAAGAAATAATCTTGCTCTTGAAGTGTCAGCAATTATGGTATTATAATAATATGCATATGGTGTAGTAGGCATCATGTGAATAAAGACATGACAtgataataaagtaataaagggTTCGCAAATTAACCCCACCAGACCCAGAGAACCCAAAGAGCATACATCTTGTTGATTGCGGATAATTAGTGTACATCATGGGGTGTGTATTTCCGCGTGTGTAAGTGTAATGCAATTGTGCATACATGTGAATGCTCTGCTGATGCATGTGCTGCTATTGCGCACAGCTGACAGTAGACACAAGACCTTGCAAGGCATGAAGGTacaagtttcattttctgtctgaaTTCCAGTGTTCGCTATCGGTCCCACATTTCTGATGTGTCAGATGGCAAACAGCAGGATGTGGTCTTACACTAGGTAGGGAAAATTAACCTACGCGGGCCCCTCAACCCTCCGTCCTCTGGAGCACCTGGACCGAGCACCGGTGGGCTCTAATCCAGTCAAAGAGGGGATACACTTGGTGAGAgccctttccttcctttctctaaCCCCCTAACTCTCCTGGTGAGCCGATtacctgctctgtgtgtgtgagtcccaGCCCACTAGGCCCTGAGCacagctctttgtgtgtgtgtgtaagtgtgtgtgtgtgcgcgtgtgcactCTTGCACGCTCATGGGGCCAGACGGACACACAGCCCCTCCCGGATAAAGGCTTTTCTCCTGTCAAAAACGACTGCCCTGATAAGAGCTGATATGAGAGAATGGCGAGCCTTATGGCATcactcttgctttttttttttttgtttcttttgtacACCCAAAATCCCTAAGAACCCTACCACCCCCAACCCTTCCCGCCCCcccactcaacacacacacacacacatacacagtaacccccccccccatgctAATCTATGCTGGGCGGTAGTTGAGGTAGAGGGGGAGCAGGTGGAGGGATAaagggctgctgtgtgtgtttcttctttatttttatagaaATAACTAGTGTGCTCTTATTAAAGGcatcctaacacacacactctcacacacacacacacacacacttcacgcAGACAGATTATGTTTCAGACAGTCAGAGCCCCTGCCTTCAATTAACCTCACAAAGACAGGAtcacctacacatacacactctgatgATGATAGctggagaatgagagagaaagaggtgtgtgtgtgtgtgttgggaggtttggggggtgtgtgtggggtttaCAGAGGGCAGGCACTGTGAGGGAGTCGGTAGcttaaggaaagaaaaacaaactcccGAGTGATTGATATAATACACACATTTAATACTTTTAGTAAGTCACTGCCTGCTTCATTCACCTGCTGCTGATCTGCACCTGGACTGAAAGCTGCCGAGGCCCTGATGTGCCCAGCTAGAGCTATctgagtaacacacacacacaaacacactcacacatgcatacactcgcTCGCACTCCTGAAGCTGTCTGGCAAACATGCCAAATCCAAAGATACTATCCATTTTGAACAAAAAGACGGCTTATAATAGAGACAAGCAGCAAGAGCGGTATCTTCCCTGTGTGGACACAGAACAGAGGAAAAGCTACTTTGGGCTTATGTCTCAACCATTCCTTTTCTTCTATGTCTCTATTTTCCTTTGCTTTAACACCCCCctacccatacacacacacacatacacacacacacacacacacacacacacacacacacccttcctctctcctcctttcaaTTTtgctgaaggagaggaagaggagacaggggaggatgaggaggggggCGATTAGTTTCAGGGTTCCAGCCCACTTGATTGGCAGCTGGCAGCATATGGAGCTGTGAGGAAGGTTTGCCCACGCTCACTTCTGAGGAAACAAATATTTGCctgaaggggagagagagagagagagagagagagggagagagaaaaatattaattaGTTTGCAGACGCACCGAGAGATAAAAGTCGGCAAGACATATCCATCAAAAGGCTGCAGAGTTAGCTGCAAAATGGAAATTTTCCCCAAGTTGACAGATCCAGTAGGCTACTGGCGGAGCTGAGGGGAagaacacatgcatgcagggaAAGCACTGaggcgcacacaaacacaacacaggagCCCAACATGGAGCCTACATTAACATCTGTGCATACATTAACATATTATGACTGGAATTAACATTTAGGCGCACATCTTGCACGCTTGAGAAACGTTTCTCTAGCCTCTCCAATTATTCCTTAATTACCATCGCAACTTCAAAATGGAGCCATGTATGGATGCAacacagtatatacacacacacacacacacacacacggtaaacATGTCAGATACCAGTCAAGAAGTCTGATGTTCATGTTCACTCAGATTCCAAAAGCAGCAACAGAGAGAGCACTGTCATTGTGTGAGAACACTGAAGTTATTTATGGTTGTGAATGTGGATGTGTATTTACTGCACTTGGCTACCATCACAAACCCAACATGCAGGCTGCACCGATGTGAGGGGAGCTGATCCTCTCAATTAACATCTCCTCCTTCAATATTGATGTACACGCCCACAAGTTCTAATCTGCTCATTGACTTGGCCCTCCAGGCCTCACATCTCAAAGATGCTCAGACAGAGTAGCTACAGGGCGGCTGTTATGTTAACCAGCGAGGAAAGAGGCAGCTACATggcaaaaactaaataaataaataaataaatactctcGTAACAAATCATTTCGTCTCATGTTCAATCtttcaatcttgtttttcttaaaagaaaatgaaaaaatctgctAGGAGAATGagctaatcccacttgtttccaatgctaatcaatttgcctccagattttttttttttttttttttttttaaataaagcatcGTTTTCTtaatactagtgggctgatctgccttattctgccttgtttcaacatatttatacttgttccctgaaaaaatcctcaaacaagGGAAACTGCATTGCATGAAATAGCATTATCGcatcccactggctgattttttttttcacttgcttcaagaaaaacaacattttaagactgaacatgagactaaatgacctgCTAAGATGGAGATTGTTTGCAGTTAACAGTGACTGATCAAATCGTTAGCACTGTATCTGTGAGCCTTCTCAAGATGTTCCCTTCTCGTCCTATGAGAAGAAATGAATTTTATGGGACACAAACCAAAAGCACACGGTTCTTATCTCTCTACATCTTGCTTAAATAAAACACTACTAcagccatttttttctgcacatcAACGttaattttgcatattaaaaataaCTTCATCTGAACTCTCACAACCACAAGATCCATGCACTAATCAGgaccaaaaaacatgaaagagacTCGGTTTGCTTTGATACATGGCGTTCAGACGCTGACCATGGGATTATGCAGCACTGATAAGGTAATTAACAGACTATGATAGTGTAATTAAGCAACATCTGAGAAGAAAGGCTGTTGGAGTGGCGTGTT
Encoded here:
- the LOC115366486 gene encoding transmembrane protein 182-like; the encoded protein is MRVGAAALAGGIFGGLGTLCFLLAFGTDYWLLASDNCVPALTEESDTNGTVVTTVVTSAPPSLTLHHEGFFWRCVFQAEPTAHVIVATLFTNQPESKVCIHGYLFPLPVVIGQVPHPIYDTTAVFRGFWTLLIILGVVAALAGGFLLLCGVPFSSHKLYRVGGAFLIASACLILLVVLLYVLWMELVDVKRYILQERGETCPDAQVSVLYGWSFMVAAAGVPLQLLSGMLFMLGGYVLHARK